CGGTACTATTATCATTCCGTGATGATAAGCGTAATTGGCCATTGCAAGTATTGTGCTTTCATGTCCTCCATGTATCGTTGAAGCTTCCGTAAAGAACCCCACAGGCTTTCCATATAATGCTCCTTTAACCCACAATTCTGCAGTTTGATCCAAGAATAGTTTTAATTGCCCAGTCATGTTGCCGTATCTAGTTGGAGACCCCATTATTATTCCATCTGCCCATTCTAGGTCTGACAGAGAAGCCTCAGGGATATCCCTTACGGTGTCGATAGGTATCCTAAACTTCTTAATGGCTTCCTCTGGAAGGTATTCTTTAACTCTTGCAAGCTTAACCTCCTTTGTTATTTCTTTAGCCCCTTCAGCTACGTTTTTAGCTAAATCTACTATTGAACCATACCCATAGAACAATACCAAAATTTTAGGGCATTCCATAAAATAGGGAGTAAACTACAGCTAAAAAAGTCAACTAAAGTTGTAATAAAAATTATACAATGTTGGAAAATTAATTAAAAAAGTTATTTAGAGATTTTCTGTTTTCTAACTTCTAATGCTCCGCCTATAATCCCTAATATGGATAATATACAAGGTGCGAATAGCCCTAATATGCTTCCACTTATCATGTACTTCCAATCACTCTTGTATACACCATATAATGTTGTTAGTGACCCTATTAATCCTACTATACCTAAACCTATAACTACATCGCCAGTTATTAATAATATTTTAACTAGATGGTCTATAAGTGGCTCTCTAGTTATAATGCTGATGAAACTAGCTATTAGTGTTATAATACCACCTATACCAGCTAGAATTCTTCCTATCATTCTTTATCACCTATATTTCTTTAATGCCGTTAAAGTATTAAATTTTTCTAACACATATGATGTAGAAATGCATATTCCTTGTTATAAATGTATAAAATATAAGTATATACTCTCATTCTAACAAAAAAAGATTAACCGTAGAATCTGACGTAAGGTAAACGTTGTACTTTTAAATCAAATAAAATTTTTTCAATTTTATAATCTTCATAGATTAATTCTCTACACTAAATACGTATAACACCGAGAGTAAAACTTGTTAATTTGCATACATTTTTATACACAATATTTATAAGCAGAATCCATATACCTTTTGCTTTTTGCACTATAACTGAATTAATCAATGTATCGTAAAAAAAGAAAATATCTTTATATTTTAATAGAACATTATATGCTTATAAGAAACAAGTCTACAAAAGTATATACTTTAATCTAGCCTACTTAAATCCGATCGCATCTATAATTTTAATTGGTGATAAAATGGCTTTGTTCATAGATACATTAACAAGCCAGTTAGTAGCTATGGCAGTTGCGTTTTTGGTAATGGCTTACGCGTTAATTAGAACATATAGAGTTCATAGCACCGTAACAGATTTCAGAAATGCTATAAAATCTGCTTATGTGCCCTTACTTACATTAGGAACCTTCATGGCAATAACGGGATTATACGGATTACTTTTATGGCCATTACCTGGTAGTTATAACATACTATTTTACGACTTATACCCGATTTTGGGAATAGGATTAATTGGAATTGCGGTAAGTATAAAAAATGACTACAAGCTAGAAATTATGGGCTTCATGGCATTGCTCTATGGCTTAGTTACCATTTATTATGGAGCCGTTGGATACTTAAATAATATGACCTTAGAACCCATAGCATTACTAATACTCTACACGTTAACGGGATTATCCTCAATATTCTTCTATCCAGTTGCAATATTCTTGGACAATGCTAGGGCTGGTAAAGTATTCCTAATATTAGACGCAATACTGTTAATACTATCAGCACTGGTCGCAGGATACATAGCATTAGAGGCAGTACCATCACACTTAGTTGGCTTCTCTAAGTGGACTCCACTATTGTGATTTTAAATCTAACTAATTTTTATATTTCCTCACTAGGAAAAATAATAAGGTATCAGATTTTTTATATATTGAATTAAATTAAATTTCTATCGGAATTGGCAATTTTCCAGCATAACCCCCTATAAAGCTCTCTAACACTATGGAGAATCCAGCTAACACTCCAATATACGTTAGTGGAACTATTATAAATGAATAGGATAATGCAGGGATATCTCCGAAGAATTCCTCTGTTTGCAATGCTATATCTTGAAATATAAGATTTTGCGATTGAAGAGGAGAAGTAGAAGATATCAAAATCGGTAAAAGCGGAAATCCTATATAAAATACAATGGTAAAAGCTATTAGTAAGCTACCAATCCCTTTACCCATTTGAAATGGAAGAGACATTAATAAGACTCCTATAGCTATCAGTAACATATAAGATGTCTGTATGAATGCCCCTAGATTCATATAGAAGTTTAGCAGTATTAATAAATCAGTTAAAAATGAGATATACTGTAAAATAGGAGTTATGAAAGAAGAAAGAATAGTGGAGATCCTAGAATAATAAAGTATTGTAGCTATAACAACATAAATGATCTTGGCCATATTTAACGCAGTAACCATTTGAACTTGAAGAAGACCGATATCTAAGTAAAAAACATTCCAGCTTACTCCTAAGACCGTCTGCAACTGATTTACTAGAGAGATAATAAAGCCAAAGATATTTGATAGGACAGCCACATAAAGAGAATTTAGTATCATCTTATATCCCATATCCTTAACTGCACGTACTGGAATTGGAGAGCCATAAAGAATAGCTCCTAAAGAATAGGAAAGCGAGTCTATCACAATTGCTAAATATAATATTTCAAATGGGGAGTACACAACGTTCATAAAAATTATATCTAGCTGAGAGAGAACCGATAGTATTTTTAATTAATCTTTTTAGGTATTAAGTTAGATGAGTTCATTATCAACTAGAGAAATTAAGTTAATATTCCTAAATTTCATGAGTTACACCTTCCTAGTTTATAACTACTCCATACTTCTAGTGTTCAACTCTCCTTATATTTCGCAATTATTGTTTAAGGGGTCATACATATTTTCATTATTGGGTATATATGGGCTGATATTAATTGACGTCATAATGAGAGTACCCGGAGCTTATGTATTAGGGCCACTGAGTGATAAACATGGTAGAAAGTTCGTCACAAGGATAGCTAGTATAGGTTCAGCTTTACCTTTAGTCATAATAGCATTGTTGCCTAATCCTTCCTCAATAATTTTAATGCTATTATATGCAATACAAGGTTTCTTCACTGGAGGTCTTTCAGCAGGTATAACGGTAATAGGTCTTGAGGATCTGCCAGAAAGACATAGAGGTTGGTTTGGTGGTTCAGGTTTTGCAGTTGGTGGTTCAGCATACCTAATTGCGTCCATAGTGTTCTTTACGATAATTAGTTTCTTGGGATCGTCGCTTTATACTGAAATAGGTTGGAGAATAATGTTCTTGACGTCTCTTTTGATTTTACCCTTTGGCTTTCTAATGCCGGAATCGTTAAGGTTTAGGAGAAATAAGGAAAA
The nucleotide sequence above comes from Sulfolobus tengchongensis. Encoded proteins:
- a CDS encoding MFS transporter, whose amino-acid sequence is MSSLSTREIKLIFLNFMSYTFLVYNYSILLVFNSPYISQLLFKGSYIFSLLGIYGLILIDVIMRVPGAYVLGPLSDKHGRKFVTRIASIGSALPLVIIALLPNPSSIILMLLYAIQGFFTGGLSAGITVIGLEDLPERHRGWFGGSGFAVGGSAYLIASIVFFTIISFLGSSLYTEIGWRIMFLTSLLILPFGFLMPESLRFRRNKEKVKSPIRLLISSYKRQFIFASTITALWASINALVNVMLPNFLYSVDHLSKVEIGYMSLIYSIVAIVSAFMGGELSEKIGRRTVSIIGGILGILLSIVFLLMASSPSLIILYVIILGFVSVFGGGGIMSYVNENFPTKIRSTGVSLSWNIGFLIGNTVPLLLTLALYYSSITLFPVVETIAMATLSISVVIISLISHETRGNIELEKQ
- the wrbA gene encoding NAD(P)H:quinone oxidoreductase, which translates into the protein MECPKILVLFYGYGSIVDLAKNVAEGAKEITKEVKLARVKEYLPEEAIKKFRIPIDTVRDIPEASLSDLEWADGIIMGSPTRYGNMTGQLKLFLDQTAELWVKGALYGKPVGFFTEASTIHGGHESTILAMANYAYHHGMIIVPVGYAIKEVSTTTTGGGPYGATHLGNKKELDENEIAIARFLGKRVAEVAKKLRC
- a CDS encoding DUF981 family protein — encoded protein: MALFIDTLTSQLVAMAVAFLVMAYALIRTYRVHSTVTDFRNAIKSAYVPLLTLGTFMAITGLYGLLLWPLPGSYNILFYDLYPILGIGLIGIAVSIKNDYKLEIMGFMALLYGLVTIYYGAVGYLNNMTLEPIALLILYTLTGLSSIFFYPVAIFLDNARAGKVFLILDAILLILSALVAGYIALEAVPSHLVGFSKWTPLL
- the cedA gene encoding DNA import protein CedA; protein product: MNVVYSPFEILYLAIVIDSLSYSLGAILYGSPIPVRAVKDMGYKMILNSLYVAVLSNIFGFIISLVNQLQTVLGVSWNVFYLDIGLLQVQMVTALNMAKIIYVVIATILYYSRISTILSSFITPILQYISFLTDLLILLNFYMNLGAFIQTSYMLLIAIGVLLMSLPFQMGKGIGSLLIAFTIVFYIGFPLLPILISSTSPLQSQNLIFQDIALQTEEFFGDIPALSYSFIIVPLTYIGVLAGFSIVLESFIGGYAGKLPIPIEI